One Streptococcus sp. VT 162 genomic window, TGTTGGAGATACGATTGACATTCCTGATTTAAAGATTGACATCACCTTGACACAACCAAGTTTAAAAGAGCAAGAAGAGTATCAAGCAGATAAGATTGAGAAAGAGCGAATTGCTAAACTTGTCAAAGAGATGAATAAAGGTGTCAAGAAAGAAAAACAAAAAACTTCTTCATCACCTAAAACCAAACAAGTTCCACGTTTTCCAGGAAGATAACCATGTGGCTCCAACATTTAACAATTAAAACCTTTCGAAACTACAAAGAGGCAAAAATTGATTTCAATCCAAAATTAAATGTCTTTCTAGGTCAAAATGCACAAGGAAAAACCAATATTCTAGAGGCAATCTATTTCTTAGCCTTGACACGTAGTCATCGGACTCGTACAGATAAAAATCTCATTCATTTTGATAACGAGCAACTCCATCTTTCTGGCTTGCTACAGAAAAAAACAAGCTCTATCCCTCTAGAAATTGATTTAACACCAAAAGGGCGTGTGACTAAGGTCAATCACTTAAAACAAGCGCGCCTATCAGACTACATTGGACATATGAATGTTGTCCTCTTCGCGCCTGAAGATCTCCAGCTAATTAAGGGAGCACCTTCTGTCCGTCGAAAGTTTATAGACATCGAACTGGGACAAATTAAACCAATCTACTTGTCAGACTTGTCAAACTATAACCATATACTCAAGCAGAGAAATACTTACCTAAAATCCAGCCAAAAGATTGATGAAACATTTCTGTCAGTCTTAGATGATCAGTTAATAGATTATGGTTGTCGTGTTATAAAGCATCGGATAAAATTCATTAAAGACTTAGAGAAATTTGGCCAAAAAAAACACTTAGAAATTTCAAATAAATTAGAAGAACTGTCAATATCTTATCAATCATCTGTCAACTTCACTAATGAAGAACAGCTAACAAGTTCCTTTAAAATTGCTTTAGATAAAAGCAGATCCAGAGATTTATTTAAAAAGAATACTGGAGTTGGCCCTCATCGAGATGATATTTCTTTTTATATCAATGGTATGGATGCTAGTTTTGGAAGCCAAGGTCAACATCGTAGCCTTGTTCTTTCTATAAAACTGGCGGAAATTGAGCTAATGGAAAGTATTACCAATGAGTCTCCGATACTACTGCTTGATGATGTTATGAGCGAACTTGACAATACACGGCAACTAAAATTACTAGAAACCATTTCTCAATCTATCCAAACCTTTATTACAACAACAAGTTTAGACCACTTACAAAACTTGCCAGAAAACCTTAGTATTTTCAACATTCAAAATGGTAAAATTTCTGTAAATCAACATTGACAACTTTGTAAACAAAAAGGACTCCTGAAAATCAGGAGTTCTTTTTTACTACTTACATAGAGTAGTTTGGTGCCTCATTAGTGATTTGTACATCATGAGGATGGCTTTCTTTTAGACCAGCTCCAGACATTTCAATAAATTGAGCGTTGTCATGTAATTCTTTAAGGTTAGCTGCACCACAGTAACCCATACCAGAGCGAATACCACCAATCATTTGGAAGACAATATCAGCTGCTGCTCCTTTATAGGCAACACGACCTTCAATTCCTTCTGGAACAAGTTTGTTTGCTTCATTAACAGAACCTTGGAAGTAACGGTCACTTGAACCTTTCTTCATTGCAGCGATTGATCCCATACCACGGTAAGTCTTAAACTTACGTCCTTGGAAGATTTCCGTTTCACCTGGCGCTTCGTCTGTTCCAGCAAACATTGATCCAAGCATAACTGCATTACCACCTGCAGCAAGGGCTTTTACAATATCTCCAGAGTACTTGATTCCACCATCAGCAATGATTGTTTTACCATATTCACGCGCAACTGCTGCTGCATCATAGATTGCTGTCACTTGTGGGACACCAACCCCTGCAATCACACGAGTGGTACAGATAGAACCTGGTCCAATACCAACTTTGACAACATCTACACCTGCTTCGTAAAGAGCACGCGCTCCCTCAGCAGTAGCAATATTTCCAGCAATCAAAGTACGATCTGGGAAGTGAGCACGAATCTCAGCAATTTTACGCAAGACACCTGCAGAATGACCATGTGCAGTATCAATAACAATTGCATCCGCTCCTGCTTCAAAAAGGGCTTCGGCACGTTCAAATGTATCTGAAGTAACACCTACCGCACCGGCAACTAGAAGACGACCAAACTCATCTTTAGCAGCATTTGGAAACTCAATCACTTTTTCAATATCTTTAATAGTAATCAAGCCAGAAAGACGACCTTCTTCATCAACCAAAGGAAGTTTTTCAATACGGTGTTCTTGAAGAATGCTTTCAGCTGTTGCAAGGTCTGTACCAACAGGAGCAGTAACAAGATTTTCACTGGTCATATGGTTTGAGATTGGCTGATTGTAATCTGAAATAAAGCGAAGATCTCGGTTTGTTAGAATACCAACCAATTTACGATTTTCAAGTGTCTCCACAACTGGAACACCACTGATACGGTAACGTCCCATCAGTTCATCTGCTTCAGCAATCGTGTGTTCTGGAGTCAAAAAGAATGGATCAATAATAACACCATTTTCAGAACGTTTTACCTTGCGAACTTCATCTGCCTGTTGCGCAATAGACATGTTTTTATGGATTACTCCAAGACCACCTGCACGAGCAATGGCAATAGCCATTTGACTTTCTGTGACTGTATCCATGGCGGCTGTTATAATTGGGATATTTAAAGTCAGATTATCTGCCAATTTTGTTGTTAAATCTGCATCATTAGGCAACACATGACTTTCTGCTGGAATGAGCAATACATCATCAAAGGTAAAACCTTTTTTTAAAAATTTAGTATCCCAATTAGACATTCAAGTTTCCTCTTTTCTTTCTTTTTGAGCTTGACTCTTTTTGTATTGTATCTATCATACCATTCTATGAAAATTTGTCAATTATATTTATGGTAGAAATCATAAAAAAACTATCCCTGTGATCCTATGGAAGAGATAGTTTTACGATTCATATTTTATCTATTATTTAAAATAATTTAGTCCCATTGCTCCCTTAACTTCAGATAGAGTTTGCCCCGCAACCTCACGCGCTTTCTCACTACCTTTTTGAAGCATATTGTACACTTCTCCCATATCCTTAGCAAATTCGATACGGCGCTCACGAATAGGACCAAGTTCGCGTTCTAATATTTCAAGTAGATAACGTTTCGTCTTCACATCACCAAGACCACCACGTTGATAATGTTCTTTCATATCCGCAATTTCTTGAGCATCTTCTGGACGACCAAACACATCTAGATAATGGAAAACCATGTTTCCTTCAATCTTACCTGGATCCTCCACTCGAATATGATCCGAATCAGTATACATGCTCATGACTTTTTTACGCAACGTATCCGCATCATCTGCTAGATAAATACCATTATTAAGGGATTTAGACATTTTAGCATTTCCATCTAGACCTGGCAAACGCCCTGCTCTCTCATTTTCTGGATAAATACCTTCCGGCTCCACCAAGACCTCACAATTATAAGCATGATTAAAGGAACGAACAATCTCACGAGTTTGCTCAATCATTGGTTTCTGATCTGTCCCAACAGGAACATAATTAGCCTTGAAGGCAGTAATATCTGCTGCTTGCGCAATCGGATAAACCAGAAATCCTGTCGGAATACTTTCTCCAAACCCTTTCTGAGCGATCTCTGTTTTCACTGTAGGATTGCGCTCTAAACGTGCTAGTGACACCAAATTCATATAGTACATAGACAGTTCAGCTAACTCTGGAATCTGACTTTGAATAAAGATGGTTGATTTACTTGGATCTAATCCAACTGCTAGGTAATCTAAGGCAACATTCCCAATCGATTCTACAATCGTTTGAGGATCTTTGGCGTGATCTGTCAATGCTTGTTGGTCCGCCAAAAAAACAAACATCTCATACTTGTCTTCTTCCTGCAGTAATACTCTATTTTTAAGACTCCCAACATAATGTCCAATATGCAGTTTTCCTGTTGGGCGATCTCCTGTTAAAATAATGGGTTTCGTCATTTTTTTCTCCTTCGAAATGGTCTCTTCAATTATAGCATTTTTTTGTTAAAATAACAGAAAATTATTTAAATCAAACGACTAACTCTTTGTAAATAAACCTGTAAATTTAATTGACATAAAATTGACAAACAAAAATTTGAATATTTCTCTCTTTTCTAGTAGAATAAATATATTACATATTATAGGAGAAAAACATTGCTTACAGTATCTGATGTTTCACTACGTTTTAGTGATCGCAAACTTTTTGATGATGTCAATATCAAATTTACAGAAGGAAATACATACGGATTGATTGGTGCTAATGGTGCTGGAAAGTCTACATTCTTAAAAATCTTAGCTGGTGATATCGAGCCAACAACTGGTCACATCTCTCTTGGTCCAGATGAACGTCTCTCTGTTCTCCGTCAAAATCATTTTGACTATGAAGATGAACGAGTTATTGATGTTGTCATTATGGGAAATGAAAAACTTTACAACATCATGAAAGAAAAAGATGCCATTTACATGAAGGAAGATTTTTCCGATGAAGATGGTGTTCGTGCAGCCGAACTCGAAGGTGAATTTGCTGAACTTGGAGGTTGGGAAGCAGAAAGTGAAGCGTCTCAACTACTTCAAAACCTAAACATTCCAGAAGAATTGCACTATCAAAACATGAGTGAATTGGCCAATGGTGAAAAAGTGAAGGTTCTCCTTGCTAAAGCCTTATTTGGTAAACCTGATGTTCTTCTTTTGGACGAGCCAACCAATGGTTTAGATATCCAATCGATTACTTGGCTAGAAGACTTCTTGATTGATTTTGATAACACCGTTATCGTAGTATCCCACGACCGTCACTTCTTAAACAAAGTGTGTACTCATATGGCCGACCTTGACTTTGGGAAAATCAAACTCTATGTCGGAAACTATGACTTCTGGAAAGAATCTTCTGAGCTCGCTGCTAAATTACTAGCAGACCGTAATGCCAAGGCAGAAGAAAAAATTAAGCAATTACAAGAATTCGTTGCTCGATTCTCTGCCAATGCTTCTAAGTCAAGACAGGCAACGTCTCGTAAAAAAATGCTTGACAAGATTGAATTAGAAGAGATTGTGCCATCTAGTCGTAAATATCCATTTATCAACTTTAAAGCAGAACGTGAGATTGGCAATGATCTCTTGACAGTAGAAAATCTAACTGTAAAGATTGATGGTGAAACCATCCTAGACAATATTAGTTTCATCTTGCGTCCAGGTGATAAGACAGCTCTTATTGGACAAAATGACATCCAAACAACTGCATTAATTCGTGCAATTATGGGTGACATTGACTATGAAGGAACTGTCAAGTGGGGAGTTACTACTAGCCGTTCTTACTTGCCAAAAGACAACTCGGCTGATTTTGCAGGAGGAGAGTCAATCCTTGACTGGTTGCGTCAATTTGCAAGTAAAGAAGAAGATGACAATACCTTCCTACGTGGTTTCCTTGGTCGTATGCTCTTCTCTGGTGATGAGGTTAACAAACCTGTAAACGTCTTGTCAGGGGGAGAAAAAGTACGTGTCATGCTTTCAAAACTCATGCTCTTGAAATCAAATGTCCTTGTACTTGATGATCCAACAAATCACTTGGACTTGGAATCTATCTCAAGCTTGAACGATGGATTGAAAAACTTTAAAGAATCAATCATCTTTGCCAGTCATGACCACGAGTTTATCCAAACTTTGGCAAACCATATCATTGTTTTGTCTAAGAATGGCGTCATTGATCGTATTGATGAAACCTATGATGAATTCCTAGAAAATGCAGAAGTACAAGCAAAAGTTAAAGAACTTTGGAAAGACTAAAAGACTTCAAAACTCAGTTGGGGTAACCAACTGAGTTTTCTATCATTCTATGAGGTAACATGAAATCATTTTTTAAAACATATTGGACCTATTTTGTTTCTTTTATCATTCCTGTAGTAATTATGACCGGAGTATACCTAACTCAAGGTATCTACTGGAATAGCGATACATCTCCACTATTAGGAGACGGTTTCCATCAATACGTTATTTTTGATGTGGCTTTACGAAATATTTTACATGGAAATGGTAGTTTGTTTTACACCTTTACAAGTGGCCTCGGACTGAATTTCTATGCTCTATCTAGTTATTACTTGGGTAGTTTTCTCTCACCTCTGGTTTACTTTTTTAATCTGTCGAATATGCCAGATGCTGTTTATCTGACCACTCTCTTAAAATTTGGATTGATTGGTCTGTCAACCTTCTTTAGTTTGACTAGATTATTTAAAGATATCCCAAAATTTTTAAAACTTGCCTTATCTACTTCCTATGCTCTAATGAGCTTTACCATTAGTCAGTTAGAGATAAAAACCTGGCTAGATGTTTTTATCTTGATTCCTTTAATTATAACTGGTTTATACCTACTTATAACACAAAAGAAGCGCCTACTATACTTTACAAGTTTGTCAATCTTATTTATTCAAAATTATTATTTTGGGTATATGACAGCATTGTTTCTTATTTTCTGGTATCTCTGCCAAATTTCTTGGGACTTTAAAACTCGAAAATCATCTTTTCTTGATTTTGTTGTTACCTCCTTTTTAGCTGGAATGGCTAGTTTGATTATGACTCTTCCTACACTGTTTGATTTACAAACTCATGGAGAGAAGTTGACTGCCATCACAAAATTAAAGACAGATAGTAGCTGGTATTTGGATATTTTTGCAAAACAATTCATTGGATCTTTTGATACAACTAAATATGGATCTATACCAATGATTTTTGTTGGATTGCTTCCTTTTATTTTGACTATTCTATTTTTCACAATAAAATCCATAAGGTTTCACGTGAAACTTGCCTATGCAATTTTCTTTACTTTTTTAATAACAAGCTTTTACATAGAAGCACTTGATTTATTTTGGCAAGGGATGCATACCCCAAATATGTTTTTGCATCGCTATGCTTGGATTTTTTCCACTCTGTTAATTTATACTGCAGCAGAAGTCTTAAATCGTCTGAAAGAACTGAAGCTATGGAATCTATTTATCTCACTTTCTCTTGTACTAACAGGATTTTTGGCTACTGTCTATTTTAAATCACACTATTCTTTTTTAACTGATTTGAATATCCTGCTCACTCTTGAATTTCTACTAGTTTATGCTCTTTTACTTCTTGCAGTCATTAGAAAATTTATCTCTATAAATCTATTTGCAATTCTTTTGTCTTTATTTATAACAGTTGAGATAAGCTTAAATGCTTCATCTCAAATGGAAGGAATAGCTAAAGAATGGGCCTTTGCTTCTCGTAATGCCTATAATAGAGATATCACCGCTATGGAATCCATTCTAAACCAAATTGACAATCCATTTACACGTACTGAAAAACTACAAATTCAGACGGGAAATGACAGTATGAAATTTAACTACAATGGAATCTCTCAATTTTCGTCTGTACGAAATCGTTCAGCTAGCACTAGTTTGGATAAACTGGGATTCAAATCCTCTGGAACCAACCTCAATCTCCGTTATGCAAATAATAGTCTTTTAGCAGATAGTTTATTTGGAATCCAGTACAATATTTCTGAAACTTCACTTGATAAGTATGGCTTTCAAGAGATTTATCAAAAGGATCATTTAACCTTATATAAAAATCAACTCTCTTTACCCATTGCCTTTACCACTCAATCTATTTACACCGATGTAAACTTTAATAATCACACTCTAGATAATCAGGCTTTATTTATAAACCAGCTTGCTAATCTCAACTTAGATTACTTCTCCCAAATAGCATATGATAAAACAGATACTTCAGATGGTTTAACGAGCATCACAGGTTCTGTGAATGAAGATGCAAAGATTGATTATCAAATTGAGGTTCCTCAAAATAGTCAAGTCTATCTCTCTTTTTCAAATCTTCATTTTACGAATGATAAACAAAAGAAAGTTGACATCATTGTCAACGGTGAAAAAAAGACTTTTACAACTGACAATGCATTTAATTTCTTTAATTTAGGTTATACTGAAGAACAAAAAACTTTCAATATCAGTATTAGTTTTCCTGGAAATTCTCAAGTATCATTTGAATCACCGACCTTCTATCGTTTAGATACTCAGGCTCTTACTGAAGCAATCCAAAAAATTAAAGAACAACCTGTAGAAGTATCCACCTCTAAAAATAAAGTCTTTGCTACATATGAAGTAAAACAAGATACCTCTATTTTCTTCACTATTCCTTATGACAAAGGTTGGTCTGCATACCAAGATGGGAAAAAACTTGAAATCAAGCAGGCTCAGACTGGTTTTATGAAAGTTGATGTTCCAAAAGGAAAAGGCACCATTACACTTTCCTTTATCCCCAATGGTTTTGTTATTGGAGCAGCCTGCTCACTAACTGCCCTTCTTCTTTTTGGGATCTATAATCACAGACGAAATTTATCTAAGACAGAAAAAGATTGACCAATTCCTTGGTCAATCTTTTTAATCTTCTTCCATTTTCTTAGGTTGATAAGCTAGCATACCTAAAGCAGTAAAGAAAGCTAGAGTTATAATAAGGAAAATCACTTGATGATGAATATTTCCTGTCATAGAGATTGTTTGTCGTAAACCTGATACAGAGTAACTCATTGGTAACCAAGGATTGACACCTTTGAAGAAATCATTTGTCAAAGCAAGTGGATAGGTCCCTGCACTTGATGCTAACTGTAATAAAAGTAAAATAAGAGAGAAGAAAGCTCCTATACGGCTATTCCAAGTTGTTAAAGCTGTCACCATAGACATGAAAGCTAAACTTGTGATTATAATTAGAATCAAGGTCCTCATCTCATGGTTCGCAGTCAATCCAATAAGATGGACACCTCCATAAACTAAAACACCTGCTAAGACAGCTATAATCCCATTTATTTCAGAGCGAGACTTCAACCAAGCCCAACGACTCTCTGGATGACGTCCAGAAGGCAACTTAGCAAAAATCATATTGGTAGATATAGCAGCAACAAAAAGAGCAACTGATATCATATAAGGAGCCATAGCAATCCCATTTACAGGGACTTGGTCATTATCTGTTTTTGCGAGAACTAGAGGTTCAGATAATGTTTCTGCATTTTTAGATTCTGTCGAAGCTGATTTAAGTTGATTGTTAGCATTGCCTAATCCTTGTCCTAATGAATCAACTCCTGTCTGTAAATCTTCAAGACTAGAGGTTAAGGTTGTTCCACCAGCTGATAGTTTTCCAGCACCATCTGCTATCTTCATAGCGCCACTTCCTAGTTGGGATGCTGCAGAAAGTAACTGTGTTGATTTGTCTGTTAATTGACCAGAGCCAAATTGTAATTTAGTAATACCTGCTATCAGCTCTGGACTCTTATTATTCAATTGAGCAGAACCAGATGACAAACTTTCTATACCTGATACTAATTCTGGAGCTTTTCCAGCTAACGCATCTACTCCAGCTGTCAAGGTTGATGTATTTTCTGTCAACTTACTTGATCCAGAAACTAATTGATCCAGACTAGTTGTTAAACTTGCATTCTTTTCACTTAGTTGATTAGCACCTATAGAAATAGTATCCAATCCTTTAGTGTAGTTTACAACTCCTTTTTCAATTGACTGACTTCCAGGAACTAACTTATTATTTACAGAAGTTTGTAATGTTGTAAATCCATTTGACAAGGTTGTCAAGGAGCTAGATGCTGCAGGTAAGAGTTGATTTGCTTTCGTCTGCACATCAGATAGATTAGAGACTTGTTGTTCTGAATTCTCTATACTTTCTTTTAATCCCCCTACTGTCGTTAAAATTGTTTTTGCTGACTCAATAGTAGAATTAGAATTTTTAGAAATAGCTTCTGTCAATTCTTTCTTTTGTTCCTCTGTAAGAGATTGATAAGTAGCTGTTGATTGAAGGTTTGCAAGAGTTTTCTCTTGTTCTGTCTGACTTTTGGTCACAATATCCTGAGCAAGAGTTGTTAGATTTGGCAAAGCTTCTGACAATGTACTTTTCAGTTGAGTATTATCTGATATTGTAAGAGCTTGTAGTGTTTTATTTAGTTCTCCTAAGCTTGTTGCCAATTGCGCTATTTCTTCATTTTGTTGAGATGAGGACTCTAATTGGCTTGAAATTTCTTTAATACCAGTATTTAAT contains:
- a CDS encoding S4 domain-containing protein YaaA; amino-acid sequence: MEYKLFEEFITLQALLKELGIIQSGGAIKSFLMDHQVYFNGELESRRGKKIRVGDTIDIPDLKIDITLTQPSLKEQEEYQADKIEKERIAKLVKEMNKGVKKEKQKTSSSPKTKQVPRFPGR
- a CDS encoding recombinase RecF, which codes for MWLQHLTIKTFRNYKEAKIDFNPKLNVFLGQNAQGKTNILEAIYFLALTRSHRTRTDKNLIHFDNEQLHLSGLLQKKTSSIPLEIDLTPKGRVTKVNHLKQARLSDYIGHMNVVLFAPEDLQLIKGAPSVRRKFIDIELGQIKPIYLSDLSNYNHILKQRNTYLKSSQKIDETFLSVLDDQLIDYGCRVIKHRIKFIKDLEKFGQKKHLEISNKLEELSISYQSSVNFTNEEQLTSSFKIALDKSRSRDLFKKNTGVGPHRDDISFYINGMDASFGSQGQHRSLVLSIKLAEIELMESITNESPILLLDDVMSELDNTRQLKLLETISQSIQTFITTTSLDHLQNLPENLSIFNIQNGKISVNQH
- a CDS encoding inosine-5-monophosphate dehydrogenase (catalyzes the synthesis of xanthosine monophosphate by the NAD+ dependent oxidation of inosine monophosphate) — its product is MSNWDTKFLKKGFTFDDVLLIPAESHVLPNDADLTTKLADNLTLNIPIITAAMDTVTESQMAIAIARAGGLGVIHKNMSIAQQADEVRKVKRSENGVIIDPFFLTPEHTIAEADELMGRYRISGVPVVETLENRKLVGILTNRDLRFISDYNQPISNHMTSENLVTAPVGTDLATAESILQEHRIEKLPLVDEEGRLSGLITIKDIEKVIEFPNAAKDEFGRLLVAGAVGVTSDTFERAEALFEAGADAIVIDTAHGHSAGVLRKIAEIRAHFPDRTLIAGNIATAEGARALYEAGVDVVKVGIGPGSICTTRVIAGVGVPQVTAIYDAAAVAREYGKTIIADGGIKYSGDIVKALAAGGNAVMLGSMFAGTDEAPGETEIFQGRKFKTYRGMGSIAAMKKGSSDRYFQGSVNEANKLVPEGIEGRVAYKGAAADIVFQMIGGIRSGMGYCGAANLKELHDNAQFIEMSGAGLKESHPHDVQITNEAPNYSM
- a CDS encoding tryptophan--tRNA ligase (catalyzes a two-step reaction, first charging a tryptophan molecule by linking its carboxyl group to the alpha-phosphate of ATP, followed by transfer of the aminoacyl-adenylate to its tRNA), which translates into the protein MTKPIILTGDRPTGKLHIGHYVGSLKNRVLLQEEDKYEMFVFLADQQALTDHAKDPQTIVESIGNVALDYLAVGLDPSKSTIFIQSQIPELAELSMYYMNLVSLARLERNPTVKTEIAQKGFGESIPTGFLVYPIAQAADITAFKANYVPVGTDQKPMIEQTREIVRSFNHAYNCEVLVEPEGIYPENERAGRLPGLDGNAKMSKSLNNGIYLADDADTLRKKVMSMYTDSDHIRVEDPGKIEGNMVFHYLDVFGRPEDAQEIADMKEHYQRGGLGDVKTKRYLLEILERELGPIRERRIEFAKDMGEVYNMLQKGSEKAREVAGQTLSEVKGAMGLNYFK
- a CDS encoding ABC transporter ATP-binding protein, translated to MLTVSDVSLRFSDRKLFDDVNIKFTEGNTYGLIGANGAGKSTFLKILAGDIEPTTGHISLGPDERLSVLRQNHFDYEDERVIDVVIMGNEKLYNIMKEKDAIYMKEDFSDEDGVRAAELEGEFAELGGWEAESEASQLLQNLNIPEELHYQNMSELANGEKVKVLLAKALFGKPDVLLLDEPTNGLDIQSITWLEDFLIDFDNTVIVVSHDRHFLNKVCTHMADLDFGKIKLYVGNYDFWKESSELAAKLLADRNAKAEEKIKQLQEFVARFSANASKSRQATSRKKMLDKIELEEIVPSSRKYPFINFKAEREIGNDLLTVENLTVKIDGETILDNISFILRPGDKTALIGQNDIQTTALIRAIMGDIDYEGTVKWGVTTSRSYLPKDNSADFAGGESILDWLRQFASKEEDDNTFLRGFLGRMLFSGDEVNKPVNVLSGGEKVRVMLSKLMLLKSNVLVLDDPTNHLDLESISSLNDGLKNFKESIIFASHDHEFIQTLANHIIVLSKNGVIDRIDETYDEFLENAEVQAKVKELWKD
- a CDS encoding copper ABC transporter permease encodes the protein MKSFFKTYWTYFVSFIIPVVIMTGVYLTQGIYWNSDTSPLLGDGFHQYVIFDVALRNILHGNGSLFYTFTSGLGLNFYALSSYYLGSFLSPLVYFFNLSNMPDAVYLTTLLKFGLIGLSTFFSLTRLFKDIPKFLKLALSTSYALMSFTISQLEIKTWLDVFILIPLIITGLYLLITQKKRLLYFTSLSILFIQNYYFGYMTALFLIFWYLCQISWDFKTRKSSFLDFVVTSFLAGMASLIMTLPTLFDLQTHGEKLTAITKLKTDSSWYLDIFAKQFIGSFDTTKYGSIPMIFVGLLPFILTILFFTIKSIRFHVKLAYAIFFTFLITSFYIEALDLFWQGMHTPNMFLHRYAWIFSTLLIYTAAEVLNRLKELKLWNLFISLSLVLTGFLATVYFKSHYSFLTDLNILLTLEFLLVYALLLLAVIRKFISINLFAILLSLFITVEISLNASSQMEGIAKEWAFASRNAYNRDITAMESILNQIDNPFTRTEKLQIQTGNDSMKFNYNGISQFSSVRNRSASTSLDKLGFKSSGTNLNLRYANNSLLADSLFGIQYNISETSLDKYGFQEIYQKDHLTLYKNQLSLPIAFTTQSIYTDVNFNNHTLDNQALFINQLANLNLDYFSQIAYDKTDTSDGLTSITGSVNEDAKIDYQIEVPQNSQVYLSFSNLHFTNDKQKKVDIIVNGEKKTFTTDNAFNFFNLGYTEEQKTFNISISFPGNSQVSFESPTFYRLDTQALTEAIQKIKEQPVEVSTSKNKVFATYEVKQDTSIFFTIPYDKGWSAYQDGKKLEIKQAQTGFMKVDVPKGKGTITLSFIPNGFVIGAACSLTALLLFGIYNHRRNLSKTEKD
- a CDS encoding membrane protein codes for the protein MFKEWKAIFKKPTFIIVMIGISLIPALYNIIFLSSMWDPYGQVSELPVAVVNKDKEASYNGQTMTIGEDMVSNLKENKALDFHFVNEEEGEKGLEDGDYYMVVTLPSDLSEKATSILTNHPEQMQIDYQTSSGHSFIASKMSDSAMTQLKQTVSTNVTETYTKALFQKMNDLKSGINKAAEGSEQLANGADQLVTGSQTLTTNLNTLANSTVTFSNGADQFTKGLSSYVSAIEQLHIGLGTFNSGLQSYTNAVSQVDTGLGQLASKTPELVTGVNQLNTGIKSYTSGVSQLDTGLNQFSVGVNAYTSSVKELSNGTSQLSNQSDTLRDGMEQLNTGIKEISSQLESSSQQNEEIAQLATSLGELNKTLQALTISDNTQLKSTLSEALPNLTTLAQDIVTKSQTEQEKTLANLQSTATYQSLTEEQKKELTEAISKNSNSTIESAKTILTTVGGLKESIENSEQQVSNLSDVQTKANQLLPAASSSLTTLSNGFTTLQTSVNNKLVPGSQSIEKGVVNYTKGLDTISIGANQLSEKNASLTTSLDQLVSGSSKLTENTSTLTAGVDALAGKAPELVSGIESLSSGSAQLNNKSPELIAGITKLQFGSGQLTDKSTQLLSAASQLGSGAMKIADGAGKLSAGGTTLTSSLEDLQTGVDSLGQGLGNANNQLKSASTESKNAETLSEPLVLAKTDNDQVPVNGIAMAPYMISVALFVAAISTNMIFAKLPSGRHPESRWAWLKSRSEINGIIAVLAGVLVYGGVHLIGLTANHEMRTLILIIITSLAFMSMVTALTTWNSRIGAFFSLILLLLQLASSAGTYPLALTNDFFKGVNPWLPMSYSVSGLRQTISMTGNIHHQVIFLIITLAFFTALGMLAYQPKKMEED